The following proteins are encoded in a genomic region of Lichenibacterium dinghuense:
- a CDS encoding ribbon-helix-helix domain-containing protein: protein VPHVLRTSMYFDREVHDALREIAFRERLNVSDLVNEGLDAVFKARGYPSVSKLKDRGAKRRKGDRVR, encoded by the coding sequence CGGTCCCGCACGTCCTCCGCACGTCCATGTATTTCGACAGGGAGGTGCATGACGCTCTCCGAGAGATCGCCTTCCGGGAGCGCCTGAACGTCTCCGATCTGGTGAACGAGGGCCTGGACGCGGTGTTTAAGGCCCGCGGCTACCCGTCCGTTTCCAAGCTCAAGGATCGGGGAGCGAAGCGGCGGAAGGGGGACAGGGTGCGATGA
- a CDS encoding recombinase family protein yields the protein MFVRAYLRASTSEQDATRARAQLDTFAADRGLTIAATYVENESGAKLARPELFRLLSDCRPGDVLLIEQVDRLSRLTEGDWRKLRAEIEARQVRIVALDLPTSWTLTGPQDDFTARMFGAINAMLLDVLAAVARKDYDDRRRRQAQGQAKAKAEGVYKGRQEDVARNEGIAAMLRDGRSYSQIQAATGCGRATVAKIAKRQAETAQA from the coding sequence ATGTTCGTCCGCGCCTACCTCCGGGCCTCGACCTCGGAACAGGACGCCACCCGCGCCCGTGCCCAGCTCGACACCTTCGCCGCAGACCGTGGCCTCACCATCGCGGCAACCTACGTCGAGAACGAGAGCGGCGCGAAGCTGGCCCGCCCCGAGCTGTTCCGGCTCCTCTCCGACTGCCGGCCTGGGGACGTGCTCCTCATCGAACAGGTGGACCGCCTGTCCCGGCTCACGGAAGGCGACTGGCGCAAGCTCCGGGCCGAGATCGAAGCGCGACAGGTCCGCATCGTGGCCCTCGACCTCCCGACCTCGTGGACCCTGACGGGGCCGCAAGACGATTTCACGGCCCGCATGTTCGGCGCGATCAACGCCATGCTGTTGGACGTGCTCGCCGCGGTGGCCCGGAAGGACTACGACGACAGGCGGCGCCGGCAGGCCCAGGGGCAAGCCAAGGCGAAGGCCGAGGGGGTCTACAAGGGCCGGCAGGAGGACGTGGCCCGGAACGAGGGGATCGCCGCCATGCTCCGGGATGGCCGCTCCTACAGCCAAATCCAAGCCGCTACGGGGTGCGGCAGGGCCACCGTGGCGAAGATCGCCAAACGGCAGGCCGAGACTGCCCAGGCGTGA
- a CDS encoding LysE family translocator, which yields MLSVPAFLTFYAAVLALQIAPGPDMMLVIGRGVGQGRRVALLTAAGTTLIAALVQLPLLAFGVASLVQASPVAFQALRWVGGLYLVWLGVKLLLKAGRSVSGDRTAPRAVSDFTALREGAISSLTNPKSMVFMLAFLPQFVDPLFGWPVTVQLLILGTVQKLSGFMVMAAVALGAGTFGTWLARRPSLIAWQERFAGLVMVGLGLRLVLSGDARATR from the coding sequence ATGCTCAGTGTCCCTGCCTTCCTAACGTTCTACGCTGCCGTTCTCGCCCTTCAGATCGCCCCAGGGCCAGACATGATGCTCGTCATTGGGCGTGGCGTCGGCCAGGGCCGGAGGGTAGCCCTGCTCACCGCTGCGGGAACGACGCTCATCGCTGCGCTGGTGCAGCTTCCACTCTTGGCATTCGGCGTCGCCTCTCTCGTTCAGGCGTCGCCGGTGGCTTTCCAGGCTCTGCGGTGGGTCGGCGGTCTTTACCTCGTCTGGTTGGGCGTCAAGCTCCTGCTGAAGGCAGGACGGTCGGTCAGTGGCGACAGGACGGCGCCGCGAGCTGTCTCGGATTTCACGGCCTTGCGGGAGGGGGCAATCAGCAGCCTCACCAACCCGAAGTCGATGGTGTTCATGCTGGCCTTCTTGCCCCAGTTCGTCGATCCGTTGTTCGGTTGGCCGGTGACGGTTCAGTTGCTCATCCTCGGAACGGTGCAGAAGCTCTCAGGCTTCATGGTTATGGCAGCGGTAGCGCTTGGCGCAGGGACATTCGGGACGTGGCTCGCTCGTCGGCCGTCCTTGATCGCGTGGCAGGAGCGGTTCGCCGGCTTGGTGATGGTCGGGCTCGGCCTTCGCCTCGTCCTCAGCGGTGACGCCAGGGCAACACGGTAG